One part of the Kryptolebias marmoratus isolate JLee-2015 linkage group LG2, ASM164957v2, whole genome shotgun sequence genome encodes these proteins:
- the dhrs13a.3 gene encoding dehydrogenase/reductase SDR family member 13: protein MTAFLYLIAGLVWFYVLVYYFLIKGTRCSSPVKLKGKTVIVTGSNTGIGKATALELAKRGARVILACRSKERAEAAAFDIRRESGNNQVLFMQLDLASLKSVRSFAETFLKSEPRLDILINNAGVIASGRTEDGFGLAFGVNHLGHFLLTNLLLERLKQCGPSRVVTVSALLHRFGSIDFPLLASRKDLVSGESTWQSIQAYCNSKLCNVLFTRELANQLEGTNVSCYSLHPGVISTEIGRNLSPWQQLLMKPLAKLFFLDLEGGSQTTLHCALQEGLEPLSGRYFSNCALRQVGARGRDDAVAKKLWEVSERLAGLLQQTGS, encoded by the exons ATGACGGCGTTTTTGTACCTGATAGCGGGATTAGTCTGGTTTTACGTGCTGGTTTACTACTTCCTGATCAAAGGAACGCGATGCTCCAGTCCCGTGAAGCTAAAGGGGAAGACGGTTATTGTTACAG GGAGCAACACTGGCATCGGCAAGGCCACTGCTCTGGAGCTGGCGAAGAGGGGAGCCCGAGTGATCCTGGCCTGTCGCAGCAAGGAGAGAGCCGAGGCTGCAGCGTTTGACATCCGCAGA GAGAGCGGGAACAACCAGGTTCTCTTCATGCAGCTGGACCTGGCTAGTTTGAAGTCTGTCCGCAGTTTTGCCGAGACCTTTCTGAAGTCCGAACCTCGACTGGACATCCTCATCAACAATGCAG GAGTGATAGCTTCAGGGCGTACAGAGGACGGCTTTGGCCTGGCGTTCGGGGTAAATCACCTGGGTCACTTCCTGCTCACCAATCTGCTCCTGGAGAGGCTGAAGCAGTGTGGGCCGAGTCGGGTGGTCACGGTTTCCGCACTCCTGCACCGCTTCGGCAGCATCGACTTCCCTCTGCTGGCCTCCAGGAAGGATTTAGTCTCTGGAGAATCTACCTGGCAGAGCATTCAGGCTTACTGTAACAGCAAACTGTGTAACGTGCTTTTCACCAGGGAGCTGGCCAATCAGCTGGAGGGAACCAACGTCAGCTGCTACAGTCTGCACCCAG GAGTCATCAGCACAGAAATAGGTCGCAATCTGAGCCCGTGGCAGCAGCTCCTCATGAAGCCCTTAGCCAAGCTCTTCTTCCTGGACCTCGAAGGGGGCTCTCAGACCACCCTGCACTGCGCTCTCCAGGAGGGCCTTGAGCCTCTCAGCGGGCGTTACTTCTCAAACTGTGCGCTGCGACAAGTGGGAGCCAGAGGGCGAGACGATGCTGTGGCCAAGAAGCTGTGGGAAGTGAGTGAAAGGTTAGCAGGCTTGTTGCAACAAACTGGATCCTGA